The sequence below is a genomic window from Bos javanicus breed banteng chromosome 5, ARS-OSU_banteng_1.0, whole genome shotgun sequence.
AGTCCAGAACAGGTTTCTCCTTTCTTGCAGATGGCACCTCCCTCTACCCTCCTTCACTCCCCCCACTAGTCGTTTATGCCAGAAACCTGGAAACCATCCTAAACTCCTTCCTCTCCAAGTCCAGCTCCCAATCTTATGGattctgtgtgttagttgctcagtcgtgtccgactttttgtggcctcatggactgaagcctgccaggctcctctgtctatggaattctccaggcaagaatacctgggtgggtagccattcccttctccaggggatcttcctgacccagagatcgaccTCAGATCTTCTGGTAGgccggtagattctttaccatctgagccaccatggaagtcctgtTATGGATTCCATGTCTCCTAACATCTTTACCTAGAACACGCTTTTGTTCCCCACACTCTCTTCACCCCCTGCTTAATCCCTCAGGTCTCAATTTAAACACCATGTCCCTAGATGTCCTTCACTGATCTTCCCCCACTTTGTTCGGTGGCTCTGCTGTGTGCTTCCTATCCTGCTCCATCCAGGCCCTGATCATATCTCCTGATCAAAAGCAGTTGGGGATGGGTGACTCATGCTCTAGTACATGAGATACACCATCCTGGGTGCCCTGGACACTGGGGTGGCTGATGCTACATTGCTGCTCCATGCCCAGATCCTTCCCTTTCTGCTCACCGGCCTCAGAACTCTCCGAACTTCCTGCAGGACTCTCTTTGGACTCTCCACTGAGCACAGTACCAAGGTGCTGACCACTGCGTCCATGGAGCCATCGGCCAGCTGTCTCATGTCCTCTCCGAAAGCCACCACAAACCGTTCATACTCGAGATGCCTGTTCTCGGCCATGCTCTTTGTCAGGAACTTCTCGAAGTGAGGATTGGGGTCCAGGCAGGTAATCTTACAGCCAGCTGGGTAGAAGCGGAAGTTGGCACCGGTGCCGCAGCCCAGCTCCAGCAGGGCCACCTTCCCTGAGGTACCTGCCAGCCCATTTATCTGGCTGAAGAGTTCCCGTTTCTTGCTCTCCATCACTCGGTTGTTCTTGACCGTCAGCACAGCCATTAGGTAGGGGAAATAGGTCTTGCACAGGGGCTCCCAGAAACCCAGTAGAGCCATGAGGTGCAGGGGGAGGGTCAGGAGAAACACCAGCAGCTGCAGGAGTCGGACCAGGGCGTCCATGGCAGCCTGGCCCCGAGTGGAGCTTCCCTGGGGAGACTGGCCGGTCTCTGCTTAGCTGCCACTGACCTGTGCGTGTCTCCTTTCACCTTGCAAGAGGACTTTGCTCCATTTCCTAATTGGCAGTTTCCTCTCTGCTGGGGTTGAGTGGATGTTTGAATTCCTCCAGAGAGCAGCAATCTCAAAGTCCCACAGGCTCTTTAACAAATTTTATTACATAGGGGCATATTAGAGTGGGGGAAGTGGGGGCGAAGAAACAGGTGGTGCTGGTGTGTCCTGAGTTCTGGGACGCTCTGCTGGGTTGAAGAGGTTGGTGTGTGTGGTCATCTCAGAGGACtgcagggagggggaagggagttCCATCTCAGATCACAGCTTCGGGGGGCCAAACGCCAAGGCAGAGCTGACTCATAGGCACGTCCTGGCCTCAGGTTCTGCTCAGTTTATGTAAGCTGGGGATTCTGGTTGAGTGCCCCTGGAACACCCCCAGGGCTTTGTAAACTGTAACAGGCCTCTGCCCCAGATAGAAGCACAGAAACGAAAGTGTCTTAACTTTGGGAGGGGGGCGCGTCGGGGTCACAAAACTTCTCTGCTGGGCACTGGCCCAGGGGCTGCCCCAGCTCCACCAACTGCAGCCCTGTGTAAAGGACACTTTCCTGAAATAGTTCAGCCCTGCTTGACTCAGGAGTTGTCCCCAGACCTTTCCCCTAAGCGCCCCCACTGGACCGGGCAGTGGGTTTGACCAGCAGGGCAGAGGCAATGGACTTTGACAGAGCACCTGCCCCAACCAGGGACCTTGTTTAAACTCATCCTCCCCATCACTGGCCCTGGAAAAGGCTGTTTGTGAGATTTTAGATGATTGTCATTTCTCTCTTGTATAGTCCCCATGCACAGTGGCCAAAGGAAGTTTtcatttagagaaagaaaatcaacaacTTTTGATTATCAGCAAAACTGATCTGTGGTATTCTCTTTTATGGAATAGTTGAGTGGTATTTCATTTTATGGATTTACCAcaaattatttatccattcagttgttgatgaacatttgggttgtgtcCAGTTTTTGTCTATTATGAACagaactgctatgaacattttataCATgtctttgtgtggatatatgCTTGCATTTCCCATGTGTAAATACCTGCATGTGGAATGgctatgtattcatttatttaaaatgtgtaattattcttggacatgaacttgggcagactctgggagatggtgagggacagggaagcctggcgtgctgtaatccatggggtcatagagagttggactgaagagttggtaactgaacaacagcaacaacaaatattcttttgtttcggcaatgtcatttaatttttttttggttgtggtaaaatacacataacataaaacttaccatcttcaccattttaagtgtacagttcaatggtgTTAAATCTATTAACACTGTTGTGTAGGCATCACCACATTCCTCCCCATAAccctttttttcttgtaaaactgaaactctgcacccattaaacagtaactttCCATTCTCTCCTTGCCCTAGCCCCTGGCAAGCACCACtgtactttctgtctttgtgattTTGTGTGATTGCTCTAAGCACCTCACATAAGTGAAGTCATACAGTGTTTATATTCCCGTGACTGGCTTATTGCACtgagcataatgttctcaagatTGTCTAGGTTGTAGCATATAgaagaattttttcctttttaaggctggataatctctctctcttttttatggctgcatacaacatgtgggatcttagttctctgaccaaagatcgaacttgtgcctcctgcagtggaagttcagaggcttaacccctggactgccatggaagtcTCTTATTTGGCAGTAGTTTATGGTTTCATTGTacatctttcacctccttgattaattctgaaatattttgttcttttctattgTAAATGGATTTTTTCCATATTGTTTATGTTCATGTATAGagatgcaactgatttttgtgtattgacttTGTAACCTTCCAGTTcgctgaatttatttattagttttaaaagcttttgggtgtgtgtgtgtgtgtaatctttAGGGTTTTCGACATAAAAGATCATATCATATGCAAACAAaggtaattttacttctttcttttcaatttcattgttttaaaatttatttttcttgcctaattgctctgactAGAACTTATAGTGCTGTGTAGAATAGAAGTGGTGAAAACAGTTATCCTTTTGTTGTTCCTTACTTTCAAGGAGATTTCAGTCTTTTGCTATGAGTATGATGTTTGCAGTGGCCATTTTACTAGGATGTGTTAACGATATTTTAGAGGAACTGACATATCTTGTTCAAGAGTGTGTTGCGCGTGCTCTATTCACATCTTCTTTGGTCCTCTCAGCAGTATTTCAGATATATCAAACGtttcttaagtttattttatttctagttattttagtTTTTGGTCAATATAAGgcattgtttttcatttgtatctTCTAACTGGTTTCCATTtgcacacatcagttcagttcagttcagttgctcagtcgtgtccgactcttcgtgcacatatatatatatatatataattttgatttctgtttatttattttgtacctagTCATCTTACTAAATACtctcattgtttattttatttacttatttttaagaagtctttattgaatttgttacaatattgcttctgttttatactttgggtttttggccacgaggtctgtgggatcttagctctctgaccagggattaaacccacactccttgcattggaaggtgaagtcttaaccactggactgtcagggaaatccctttcattattcataataattgTTTCTATTTAATTATTTGGACTTTCTGGGTCTAAAATGATCTGTGTAAATGATGatgattttacttcttcctttccaatttttatatcttttattttctcttttatttacttGCTTTAACTATGCCTTCAGAACAATGTTAAAtagtagtcagtcagtcagtcagttcagtcgctcagaagTATGGATACTAAATTcctgactttgttctttttttccccttctatttgtagttttttaaaaaaagatttaattggaggataattgctttacaatgttgttttggtttctgccataccttTTTGTTGTTCTTGGAATTAATAGGAATAGTTCTAATACTTTCCCATAGGTTATACGTATTTTTCTCTCAGGCTTTCACCCACCCTTTTATACTTTGCTCTATATTTCTGGGATTAAAAGTCTGCAGGCTACATTTACCTGGCTTCCTTGCTTGTGAGTTCTGCCAATAGTAAGCATTCGAGGAGATCAGACTGTGGGAAGAAGAGGGCACCTCCTGTTTCCAGCTGGACAGTGTGGCTGTTGTTGGCAGTGGCAGTTCTGGAGCCGCAGTGGGGATGGGTGATTCAAGGCTCCATGAGCCTGAGCCAAAAGCTGTACTTTTTTCAGCAACTCTAGCTCTGCCGTCTTTGGCAAGTGGAGAACACGTTGTGACAGTATGGACAGCAGAACAGCAACAGGAACTGGTGGGATCCAGCGCAGGGGTGTTTGCAGCTTATGATCTCTGGGTAccatcctttcttccttcttcttcttcaacCTTCCTAACATCTCCATTTAAACCAGTTCTGTACATTACATTGCTTCTGTTTGAAATTGCTAGAGTGAAACTGCCTGACTGGACCTTGACTAATGCATCCATACAGAATCATGTGGACTTTGAGGTTGAGATAAAAGTACTTAATAGTGTTAAGTAAGTATTGAGATGAATATTTCATACCGAGTCCTCTGTCCTCAATCCTATTGTAACTTTTCTTCTATCCTTGCTCCCAGTTGATGAATTTACCTCATACTTTATGGGAGAAATGATCAGAtgtaaactttattttctatcaCAAGACCTACAGATTTTCTGCATCTTCTCCCATCCTTCCTCCTTTATTACAATGGAGGCTGTGTTGTTCTGTCTAGGGTTAATCTCTCTGTTTAGGTCTCTATTATATCCCAACCTTTTTTTATTACTTAcataacaactttattgagataattcacaattcacataccataaaatttgcCCATTTCAGTTATGCAGTTCAGTGGTTTTAGTATGTTTAGAATTGAGCAAGCATCACagcagtcaattttagaacattttcatcacccctaaAAGAAACTCTAGGCTTTCTAGCACTCACTCTGTTTTTGCCAACTTTCCCATTACCACCAAACTGccttctgtttctatggatttacCTCTTCTgcacatttcatgtaaatggaatcgtTCTATTTGTAGCCTCTTGTGATGGGCTTCTTTCACATTGTATAATGTTTTCAATGTTCACTTAGTTGAAGCATGTATCAATGCTTCACCCTGTTTATGTCCAgacaacattccattgtatgaggTACTATAATTTGTTTACGCATTCATAGGTGATGTTCATTTGGGTTGTTTAGACTTTTTCTGTGTTATGAGCAATGCTACTATGAATTCTAATCTTAGTTTTATCTCTATCTCTATCACTTtaggactctgtgatcccattcattgtagcataccaggctcttctgtccatggaattttccagacaagagtactagagtgggttgtcatttcattatccaggggatcttccctacccagggatcaaacccaggtctcctgcattgcaggcagatgctttaccatctgagccaccagggaagcccatatcactATGAATTCTAATGTTAGTTTTATCTCCTCTT
It includes:
- the TMT1B gene encoding thiol S-methyltransferase TMT1B, producing MDALVRLLQLLVFLLTLPLHLMALLGFWEPLCKTYFPYLMAVLTVKNNRVMESKKRELFSQINGLAGTSGKVALLELGCGTGANFRFYPAGCKITCLDPNPHFEKFLTKSMAENRHLEYERFVVAFGEDMRQLADGSMDAVVSTLVLCSVESPKRVLQEVRRVLRPGGVFFFWEHMAEPRGSWAFLWQQVLEPTWKHIGDGCHLTRETWRDLENAQFSELQVEQHPPPIKWLPVGPHIMGKAVK